The Fervidobacterium sp. sequence AAATGGAAAAACCGATAATGGTATTTATCAACCAGATGGATAAAGAAAGGGCAAACTTTGAGAATACACTTTCTTCTTTAAAAGAAAGATTTGAAGCAAAGATAGTACCTATCGTCTATCCGATAGGTGAGGAATCAAGTTTTAAAGGTTTTGTTGATATACTTTCTGGTAAGGCATACATTTACGATGGAGGAAAATCTAAAGTATCCGAAATACCATCAGAAATAAAAGATAAAATTGACGAATTTAAAATGTCCATAATGGAAGACATCGTATCACTCGATGATGGCTTGATGGAAAAATACTTTGCAGAAGAACCGATCTCTCCCGCAGAACTAATAAGTGCCCTAAGAAAGGGGTACATTGAAAGGCAGGTAGTACCAGTACTTGTTGGTTCGGCAGAGAAAAACATAGGTATAGATTTCTTGCTAAGGATAATAAACGACATAGGTGCAACACCTCTTGAGGCAAAACCTTACAAAGGTAAACTTGAAAACGGAGACGAAATACAAATAAATCCATCGGAAACAGACCCACTTGTAGGATACACATTCAAAGCTGTAGTTGATCCATTTGTTGGAAAATTAAGCTTTATAAAGATAATTTCTGGCAATATGAAACCTGGCGATTCGTTTAACAATGTGACAAGAAGCACGCAAGAAAAAGCTGGACATTTGTATTTTGCCAAAGGTAAAGATACGTACGAAGTAGACGAAGTTTCATGTGGTGACATCGTAGTATTACCAAAACTGAAAGAAAGTGGTGTCAAAGATACTATCACCCACAAGGATAGAAAACTTACAATCGTTCCTCCAGAATATCCAGAACCAATGATCTCAAAGAGCGTTAATCCAAAGTCAAAATCTGATATCGATAAGATAAGTAATGGGCTTAGCCGACTTGCAGATTCTGATCCAACATTTGCTTGGGAATTTGATCCAGAGACTTCGGAGACAGTTATTTCCGGTATTGGTGGTATGCATTTAGATGTAATGGTTGAAAGACTGAAAAACATTTTCGGTGTAGATGTTGAAGTTGGAAAACCGAAGATAGCTTACAGAGAAACTATTCTCGGAAAAGCAACATCCGAACACAAGCACAAAAAGCAATCTGGTGGACATGGTCAATATGGGCATGTTAAGATCGAACTTGAACCAGCAGAGAGAGGCACAGGATTTGAGTTTGTTGATAAAATCGTTGGCGGTGTAATTCCAAGAAACTTCATTCCATCCGTTGAAAAAGGTATCAGAGAAGCTATGAAAAAAGGTGTGCTTGCAGCATATCCTGTCGTTGATGTCAGAGTTACGCTTTTTGATGGTTCATATCACGAAGTTGATTCTTCAGACATATCGTTCCAGATTGCCGCTATTCAAGCATTCAAGAAAGGTATGCAACAAGCAAAGCCTGTCTTACTTGAGCCAGTAATGTATGTTGAAATATTCACACCGGATGAAAATGCAGGAGATGTCATGGGAGACATAAGCTCAAGAAGAGGAAGACCCATGGGAATGGAACCAGCCGGTAAAGGTACAACAGTTGTTAAGGCTGAAGTGCCACTTGCTGAAATGCTCGATTTTCAAGGAAGATTATCCTCCATTACAAGTGGTAGAGGGTACTTTACCATGAGATTTGCTAAATACGAAGTTGTGCCACCAAACATCCAAGAAAAAATAATTGCTGAGCGCAAAAGATACCTTGAAGAACAAGCAGAAGAATAATCTAAAGCTAAGTCTAAATATCCTTAATAAAAAACCGAGGCATTTTCTACTGCCTCGGTTTTCATTTTTTGTGTATAGGAAACACCACACGTTTAGAAGAATAAATAAATGGAGGTGAACTAATGAAAAAAAGTAACTTGGTAAAGATACTCTTGGGTATATTCATAGCAATTGTTCTTATATTTATACTCTTTCTCATAGGTTACTCATCTTTCTTAGAAAAACAACTGTATGGCGAAAAATCAAGCCTTCTTCAGGCATGGAGAA is a genomic window containing:
- the fusA gene encoding elongation factor G yields the protein MVSKDKRTVVLVGHNGSGKSTLMVAALNMGGFNVTRKEIDSDPIEMHRGASINSHVGTFKFEGKQYTFIDTPGFSDFIGEVISAVFVSENVLSVVNATAGVEIQTERTWSIANEMEKPIMVFINQMDKERANFENTLSSLKERFEAKIVPIVYPIGEESSFKGFVDILSGKAYIYDGGKSKVSEIPSEIKDKIDEFKMSIMEDIVSLDDGLMEKYFAEEPISPAELISALRKGYIERQVVPVLVGSAEKNIGIDFLLRIINDIGATPLEAKPYKGKLENGDEIQINPSETDPLVGYTFKAVVDPFVGKLSFIKIISGNMKPGDSFNNVTRSTQEKAGHLYFAKGKDTYEVDEVSCGDIVVLPKLKESGVKDTITHKDRKLTIVPPEYPEPMISKSVNPKSKSDIDKISNGLSRLADSDPTFAWEFDPETSETVISGIGGMHLDVMVERLKNIFGVDVEVGKPKIAYRETILGKATSEHKHKKQSGGHGQYGHVKIELEPAERGTGFEFVDKIVGGVIPRNFIPSVEKGIREAMKKGVLAAYPVVDVRVTLFDGSYHEVDSSDISFQIAAIQAFKKGMQQAKPVLLEPVMYVEIFTPDENAGDVMGDISSRRGRPMGMEPAGKGTTVVKAEVPLAEMLDFQGRLSSITSGRGYFTMRFAKYEVVPPNIQEKIIAERKRYLEEQAEE